A genomic stretch from Myripristis murdjan chromosome 12, fMyrMur1.1, whole genome shotgun sequence includes:
- the LOC115368842 gene encoding low choriolytic enzyme-like isoform X1 translates to MCSVLQIAVLTLVFCSVHSFTIQASQEKSDEASGNSIDDDEFSVSTLIEKANANVDKDENDLKVMFGDIVVYTGLQNADPCTARGCLWPKSSDGNVYVPYRISNEYSQRERDTIIQGLQSFSRCTCIRFTPRRNQRDFVDIQCRSGCYSFVGRRGNGQVLSLNRRGCVYHSIIQHELLHALGFNHEQTRSDRDEHVRILLQNVIRGTEHNFWKIQNSRNLGTPYDYNSVMHYGRYAFSSNGQPTIVPVPNPDVSIGRANQMSPTDILRVNRLYGCKRAD, encoded by the exons ATGTGCTCCGTCCTACAGATTGCAGTGCTGACCCTTGTTTTCTGCTCAGTCCACAGCTTTACCATACAG GCTTCACAAGAGAAGAGTGATGAAGCCTCTG GTAACAgcattgatgatgatgagttcTCAGTCTCAACGCTGATTGAGAAGGCCAACGCTAATGTTG ATAAGGATGAAAACGATCTGAAGGTGATGTTTGGAGACATCGTGGTGTACACCGGCCTTCAGAACGCTGATCCTTGCACAGCCAGAGGCTGCCTGTGGCCCAAATCGTCTGATGGCAACGTCTACGTGCCGTACCGCATCTCCAACGAGTACT cccaaagggagagagacaccaTCATCCAGGGCCTGCAGTCGTTTTCCCGCTGCACCTGCATCCGCTTCACCCCTCGGAGAAACCAGAGGGACTTTGTGGACATCCAGTGCCGCTCGGG GTGTTACTCGTTCGTCGGGCGTCGTGGCAATGGCCAGGTATTGTCTCTGAATCGCAGGGGCTGTGTTTACCATTCTATCATCCAGCACGAGCTCCTCCACGCTCTGGGCTTCAACCACGAGCAGACCCGCTCCGACCGGGACGAGCACgtccgcatcctgctgcagAACGTCATCCGTG GAACAGAGCACAATTTCTGGAAGATTCAAAACAGCAGGAACCTTGGCACTCCATACGACTACAACTCTGTGATGCACTATGGAAG GTATGCCTTCTCTAGCAACGGACAACCCACCATCGTGCCAGTCCCCAACCCAGATGTAAGCATCGGCAGGGCCAACCAGATGAGCCCTACTGACATCCTGAGGGTGAACCGCCTCTACGGCTGCA AGAGAGCTGACTGA
- the LOC115368842 gene encoding low choriolytic enzyme-like isoform X2 — MCSVLQIAVLTLVFCSVHSFTIQASQEKSDEASGNSIDDDEFSVSTLIEKANANVDKDENDLKVMFGDIVVYTGLQNADPCTARGCLWPKSSDGNVYVPYRISNEYSQRERDTIIQGLQSFSRCTCIRFTPRRNQRDFVDIQCRSGCYSFVGRRGNGQVLSLNRRGCVYHSIIQHELLHALGFNHEQTRSDRDEHVRILLQNVIRGTEHNFWKIQNSRNLGTPYDYNSVMHYGRYAFSSNGQPTIVPVPNPDVSIGRANQMSPTDILRVNRLYGCTD, encoded by the exons ATGTGCTCCGTCCTACAGATTGCAGTGCTGACCCTTGTTTTCTGCTCAGTCCACAGCTTTACCATACAG GCTTCACAAGAGAAGAGTGATGAAGCCTCTG GTAACAgcattgatgatgatgagttcTCAGTCTCAACGCTGATTGAGAAGGCCAACGCTAATGTTG ATAAGGATGAAAACGATCTGAAGGTGATGTTTGGAGACATCGTGGTGTACACCGGCCTTCAGAACGCTGATCCTTGCACAGCCAGAGGCTGCCTGTGGCCCAAATCGTCTGATGGCAACGTCTACGTGCCGTACCGCATCTCCAACGAGTACT cccaaagggagagagacaccaTCATCCAGGGCCTGCAGTCGTTTTCCCGCTGCACCTGCATCCGCTTCACCCCTCGGAGAAACCAGAGGGACTTTGTGGACATCCAGTGCCGCTCGGG GTGTTACTCGTTCGTCGGGCGTCGTGGCAATGGCCAGGTATTGTCTCTGAATCGCAGGGGCTGTGTTTACCATTCTATCATCCAGCACGAGCTCCTCCACGCTCTGGGCTTCAACCACGAGCAGACCCGCTCCGACCGGGACGAGCACgtccgcatcctgctgcagAACGTCATCCGTG GAACAGAGCACAATTTCTGGAAGATTCAAAACAGCAGGAACCTTGGCACTCCATACGACTACAACTCTGTGATGCACTATGGAAG GTATGCCTTCTCTAGCAACGGACAACCCACCATCGTGCCAGTCCCCAACCCAGATGTAAGCATCGGCAGGGCCAACCAGATGAGCCCTACTGACATCCTGAGGGTGAACCGCCTCTACGGCTGCA CTGACTGA